GATACCGTCCGGCCGTAGGGGAACGGTGTGTGGATCCGCGACGGGTTGGAGGCGCCGTTTGCGGCCGTCCGGGTCTCCGTCTCCGCCTCCGTCTCCCGCGGGACGACGGGCGCGATCCTCCGGAAATTCGTGCTGGCCCGGAGCACCGGGACGGCGGGAAGATCGGCGATGGTGTAGACGCGCTCCTTCGGGTCGGGGGTGTCCTCCGGGAGCGTGGAGATCGATCCCCTTTCGCGCTCAGGTTCGGTGGGAGGGATCGCCGCGACGGCCCGCGGCGCCGTCCGCGCGATCCGGGGGGGCGCAGGAGTAATCGCGGGGGATTGCGGAACGTCCCGCGCGGGCGAAGGGGACGGGCTTTCCGTCAGCGCCGCGGATGCGATTTCCGCCGGAGCGGGAGGCGTTCCGGGCGCGGTCACAGGCGCGGAGCCGGACCAGTACCAGTACACGGATGCGAACAGCAGGAGGGCCGCCGCCGCTTCCAGGGGGACCATCCAACGGGAGAACGCCGAGCGGACCGGGCGGCTTTCCCCGGCGACCGCGTCCCGGATCCGCCCGAACAGCTCGGGAGGCGCCGGCACGGGAGGCAGCTTCCGGAGCTGCTCCCTTACCGTCCCGAGGGAGCGGTCGACTTCGGCGCAGCCGGCGCATTCGAGGAGATGATGGGAAATTCCATCCCCGACGGTTTCCGGAAGCGACCCGTCCCGGTAATCGGACAGGCACTCCCGCACTTCCCTGCAATCCATCATGCGTCCCCCTTCAGACTACCGGCTCCAGCAGCCGGCGAAGCGACATGCGGGCCCGATGCAGCCGCGATTTGACCGTTCCCAGAGGGACCTTCGCCATTTCGGCGATCTCCTCGTGGGAGAATCCTTCGACATCGGAGAGCAGCACCATCCAGCGGGTGCCCGGTTCCAGACGGTCGAGCGCCGCGGCGAGGATCTCCCCCGCCTCCCGGTTTTCCGCGACCCGGTCCGGACGGCTTTCCTCCGGCCCGGCAGGCTGGAAGTCCTTCCCCTCCCCCTCGTCGCCCGCCTCCGGCCAAGGCGCTTCCCGCCCCGCGACCGATTTCCGCTGGCGGATGCGATTCAGGCAGCGGTTCGCCGCGATCCGGAGCAGCCAGGTCGACAGGGAGGCCTCCCCGCGGAACGACGCAAGGTTCCGATATGCCGATAGAAACACCTCCTGCGACACGTCCAGCGCGTCCTCCCGGTCGGAGAGCATCCGGGCGCAGAACCCGTACACCCGATCCTGGTGCGCCTTCACGATCGCGTCGAAGGCTCCGGGTTTCCCCTGCCGGAACGCCTCGACGAGCAGGTCGAACGGCGCCTCCCCCCCTCGCGGCGTTCCCACTTCGCCTCCCGTAATTTCCGACACGGCTCCCCCTCTCCCGGTTCCCACATTCTACTAACGGAACGCCGATACGGCCCCGGGAAGATTGCGGGCCATGCGCCTAATGCTGTATTTTAAACCTACAGGGAAAATATCGATCCCCCATGCGCTTCATCCTCCGGGAGGTGGCTATTGGACCCTTTGTCGATCCTTTACATCGCGCTTTCGGTGTCCGTCCTGATCCTGGCGATCGTCCTGTCGATCGTGATGATCGGAATCCGGCGGAACGTGGAGCATATCGCGGCGAGGCTCGACGAGACGCTGCGCCAGGTCGAAATGACCGCCGAGGATATCCGGAAGACCAACAACACTTTCCGGGAGATCGTTTCCCACATGGACCGGGCGGTTTCCAACGTCTCGCATTTCACCGAGGGGATCCGGGCGCTGCGGACGCCCGTCGATGTCGCGAAGATGGTCCTGGATCATTCCCTGACCCCGGCCCTCGTGGGATTCGCGGAGGGACTTGCGGGGCTCAAGGCGGCGGCTTCCTATATTTTCCATCGATATGCGGGAAAGGAGGAATCGAAATGAGCAACGAAGGGAGTAATTCGGGCGGGATCTTCATGGCGTTCCTGGCCGGCGGGCTGGTCGGCGCGGGGCTCGCCCTCCTTTACGCCCCCTCCTCGGGACGAGAGATGCGGGAAAAACTCGGCGGAATGGCGGAGGACATCAGGAAGAAAAGCGAGCAGTGGACCGGCGACGTGAAACAGAAGGTGGAGGGCTTCGTCGAGGAGGAGCGTTCCGTGCTGAAGGCGGCGTACGAGGCGGGAAGGGAAGCGATGCAGCGCGAGAAGGCCCGCTTCGAGAACCCTGCCCCCCCGGAGATCTGACGGGGACGGACGCTCACGGGTCCGGATGTTCCGACCGGCGGCCCGTCTCCGGGCCGCCGGTCATGTTTTCATCCTAAAAGAGAGCCTCGATCGGGGCGAACCATCCCTGCGGGTGGGCGCAGGTGGGGCACACCTTGGGCGCCTCGGTCCCTTCGTGGATCCTGCCGCATTTGACGCATTTCCACTGGATCGGCGACTCGCGCCTGTACAGGGTGCCGCTCTTGACCTGGTCGAGAAGCCGCAGATACCGCTTCTCGTGGTTGACCTCCGCCAGCGCCACGTTCTTGAACAGCGCCGACACGACGCCGAACCCCTCCTCCTCCGCGGTCTTCGCGAAGGCGGGGTAGAGGTCCGCCCACTCCTCGTGCTCCCCGGCGGCGGCGGCCGTGAGGTTGACGACGGTGTCCCCGTACCGGCTTGGATACCCCGCGCCGATCTCGACATCGAAGCCCTTCAGTTGCTCGAAGAACCGCTTCGCGTGCATCCTTTCGTGGTCCGCGGTCTCGGTGAAGATGGACGAGATGACCTCGTGCCCTTCCTTGGACGCGACCGCCGCTGCGAATCCGTAGCGGTTGCGCGCCTGCGACTCGCCGGCGAACGCCGCCATGAGGTTTTTCTCGGTACGCGACCCTTTCAGTTCCATGACGCCTCCATTTGGATTGGGATAGGAATGGTTCGCATTATAGAAATCTTTATTTATAAGATGCAATGAAAAAATTATGGGGAGTCAGCCGAAGGCGCGAAGGGCCCGCGCGATGGCGGTCAGGGCGAAGCAGGCCGCAGCGGCGAGGACCACCGTCGCCCCCGTGGCCGTGTCCAGGTAATAGGAGGCGACCAGGCCGGAAAATCCCGACAGGACGGCGATGCCCACGGAGATGTGGAACGCGGAAGCCGCGCCGCGGGCGACGTTCCGCGCGGCGGCGGCGGGAATGACGAGCAGCGCGGTGACGAGAAGGATCCCCACCGTGCGGATCGCCGTCGTCACCACCAGCGCCACGACCAGCGCGAAGGAGATCTCCACGGCCCGCACGCGGACTCCCTTGGTCCGCGCGTACCCCTCGTGCACGCCGAGCAGCAGGATCCTGTTGTACGCGAGCACGAGGTATGCGGCAACTGCGAGCAGCAGGATCGCCATCCATGCGAGCTCCGCGTCGGTCGCGGCGAGCGGATCCCCGTACAGGAAGGATTGGAGATTTCGGGTCAGCCCCTTCTCCCGGCTGATGATCGCGATGCCCAGGGCGATGGCCGTCGAGAAGAAGACGCCGATGACCGTGTCCGTGGACAGGTCGGTCCGTCCCTTGACCAGGATGATGGCCACCGCGACGAGGGCACCGAACGCCGCCATGGTCCACGTGGGGGAGATCCCGAGGACGACCCCGAGCGCGACGCCGGTGAAGGCGGAGTGCCCGATGGCGTCCGAGAAAAAGGCCATCCGGAACTGGACCAGCGGGACCCCCACGGCCGCGGCCGCCGGCGCGACGAGCAGCATGGCCAGCAGCGCCCGCTTCATGAACGCGGGCTCGGCGAAGGCGAAGGGGAGCAGTCGGTCCATGGCGGCGAACACGACGGAGAGGATCCCTTCCACCGCGTCATTCCCTCCCTTCCCGGCGCTCGTGCAGGTGGCCGTGCCCGTCGGCGTGGGCGTGGCGGAACAGGTGGGCCCCTTCCCCGTACATGGCCGCGAGGTTGTCCGCGGTGAGTACCTCGGTCGTCGCCCCCCGGCAGACGATCCGGCGGTTGAGGCAGATGACCTGGTCGGCGTGCCGCGTGACCACGGACAGGTCGTGGCTGACCAGGAGCAGGCTGAAGCGCGCGCGGCGATGGATGTCGGAAAGGAACCGGCAGAATTGCTCCTCCCCCGCAAGGTCGACTCCCGAGACCGGCTCGTCCAGCAGGAGGATGTCGGGGGCGTCGCGAAGCGCCAGGGCGAGCAGCACCCTCTGCAGCTCCCCGCCCGACAGCTTCCCCAAAGGGTGATCCAGGAGATGTGCCGCGCCCGCGCCTTCCAGGCTCTCCCGCGCCGACCGGCGGGCCGCCCGGGAACGGCCGAGGAACACGGGGCGCCTCTGGGCGGAGAGGGCGAAGAAGTCTAGCACCGTCAGCGGCGTCTCCCGGTCGAACTCGAGGTGCTGCGGGACATAGCCGAAGCGCGGGGAGCCCTCTCCGTGATCGCTGGAGCGGCAGAACCGGATCTCGCCGGTGTAGGGGACCTGTCCGAGGATCGCCTGTAGCAGCGTCGTCTTCCCGGCCCCGTTCGGGCCGATGAGGGCGGTCACCTCGCCGCAGCGGATGTCCGCGTCGACGCCGGAGAGGATCTCCGTTCCTCCCTTGCGCACCGTAAGGTTCCGGATCGCGAGGGTATGGATGGGCGCGTTCCCGCTCATGGCGAGGCGAGCGTCTCCTTCAGGACCTGCAGGTTCCTGCGCATCGTCTCCTCGTACGTGCCGGGCGCGGTCGAACCGGTGGCGACCGGGTCGAGCACACGGACGGGGATCCCCGCTTCGCGGGCGATCGCGTCCGCGATCCGCTGCGGGTATTGCGGCTCGGCGAACAGCGCCGGGACCTTCTTTTCCCGGATCGTCCGGACGAGCTTCAGGATCTCTCCCGCGGAAGGCTCCTGCCCCGGCGCGTTCTCGACCTTGCCGACGATCCGCAGGCCGTAATCCCGCGCAAGGTGGTCGAACACGTTGTGGAACGTGACGATGTCCCGTTTCCGGAACGTCCTGGAAGCCTCGACGTACTCGCGGTCGAGCGTTTCCAGCCGGCGCACGTACGCGTCCGCGTTCGCCCGGAAGCGCGCCGCGTTTCCGGGGGAGGCCCCGGCGAGCGCTTTCTCGATCGCGCGGACCTGCAGGATCGCGTTCCGCGGGCTGACCCACGTGTGCGGGTTGAGATCGCCGTGCCGGTGCCCGTCTCCGTGCTCTTCCTTATGCCCGTCATGCGTTTCCCGCAGGGGAGGGACGGACGCCGCGGTCTCGATCAGCCGCACGCGGGGATTCGCCTTGCGGACCGGGGCGCCCAGGAATTCCTCCATGCCCATCCCGTTGGCGATGAACAGCTCCGCCGAGGCGATCTTGCGCATGTCCGAAGGGGTCAGCGCGTAGTCGTGCGGGCATCCGAGCGACTCCGGCAGCATCAGCTCCACGCGGACGCCCGGCGCGTCGCCGACGACGTTCACGGTGAACAGGTACATGGGAAGGAAGGAAGCGAGGACGCGCAGCGGGGCGGGGGACGGGGCGGCGGCCGCCGTAGAAGGCGCAAGCGGGGGAAGGCGCAGGAAGGCGGCGGCGAGCAGGCATGCGGCCGACAGCCGGAGCACGGCGCGGCGCGGTCTCATCGCTTCCCCTCCTTGCCGCGGCAGTCGGCGCAGCTTCCGAAGAACTCGAGGGAGTGGTCCGTCACCTTGAATCCGAGCTTCCGGCGGATGTCCGCCTCGATCCCGGAGAGGTCGCACGCCATCGCGGCGAACGCCTCGATCCGCCCGCAGTCCCTGCACACCGCCCGGTGGCGGTGAATCCCTTCTCCCGCGGCCTCGTATCGCCGGCTTCTCTCGTGCAGCGCCACGCTCCGCACGAGCCCGAGCGAGGACAGCAGCGACAGGTTCCGGTAGACGGTGGCCGCGTCGGGCTTGGGCTCCGGGAACCTTTCACGGATATCCCGTGGCGAAAGCGGCAGGGAGGCTTCCTCGAGGATCCGCAGGATCTCCTCGCGTCCCCGCGTCGATGCGCGGCCCATCGTCCGAAGCGTGTCCGAATGTTTTCCCATGGAGCGCTCTCCCATTTGCAAATATATTGCAAACGCAAATATATTGCAAGTGTGTCGTCCAAGGGAACCTTTTCCTCCGGCGCCGGAATCTAATAGATTATTGTTGCGATGGGGAGATCCGTGCCGGAGGGGCATATGCGAAACGGGAAGCGGGCGGGTTGCACGGGGAATGCGGCGATTCTGGCCGCGACCCTTCTGTTGATTGCCTTCGGTGCCGGTGCCGGGACCGTACCGTCCATCCGACTTGCGGAACTGGAAAACGGGAACGGCGGCGCCCACATCAACCTCACGGTCGCGAAGCTGGGCGTCGAGCCGGTCCGGGCGCACGTGGGGGACGTGATCCGCATCGAGGTCTGGGTGGACAACCGGGAGGACGGGAGCCAGTCGACCAACCTGGATATCTTCGCGAACAGGAAGCGGGTTGCGCGGCAGATGTTCCGTTGGGGAAGTCCCGCCGATCCCCGCATGTACAAGATGCACCTCGACTGGGACACGAGCGGGATGGCGCCGGGGGAATACCGCATCAAGGCGGAGGCATTCGTGTTCGAAGACACCTCCCCGTTCGACAATGAGCTCACGTTGGGGCAAAGCGTGATCCTTGCGGCTCCCGGCGGCGCGTTCCCCGGGGGGGCGCCGGCGGGCGGCAGCGCGGCGGAGATCGACGAAAGGTATAAAAGTTACGCAAGGTAGGATACCGCCCCGCGCGAACGGAAGATTTTTTCCGCGCGCGGGGCGTTTTTTTTCGACGGGCGGAAACGCCCTGTTAGAATGTTGCGGATGGGTTCGTTCTATGCGGACATAAGCGAGGCGTACGACGACCTGTTCCCGGTGTCCGCGGCGCAACGCGCCCTGCTCGAATCGCTCCGGGAGGACGGGGTCCGCTCCGTGGTGGACGCCGGCTGCGGCACCGGGGCGCAGCTCCTTCCGTTCGCCGCGGGCGGCATCGCCTGCCTGGGGTTCGATCCCGACCCGTCGCTCGTCGCCGTCGCGCGCCGGAAGTTGGCGCCGTACCCGAACGCCCGGATCGAGGAAGGGGCGTTCGCCGATCTTCACCGGCTGGACGGTCCCGCCGCGGACCTGCTGCTGTGCCTCGGGAACTCGCTGGTCCACGTTCCGCCGGAGGAAGCGGGCCGCTTCCTTGCGGACGCCGCATCCGCCCTCGCCCCCTCCGGAAGGATCCTGCTGCAGATCCTGAACTACGAAAGGATCTTCCGGGACGGCGTGACGGAGCTGCCGCTGGTCCGATCCGGGGACGGATCCGCCGAGCTTCGCCGGCGGTACGCCTGGGAGGACCGGCGGAAGGTGTCGTTCCTCACGACGCTGCGCCTTTCCACCGCGGAAGGTCCGATGATCGCCCGGAACGAGATCGCGCTTTATCCCCTCTTTCCGGAGCAGCTCTGGGAGATGGCCGCCGGCGCCGGTTTCGGGGACATCCGCTTCTTCGGCGATTTCGCCCGCGCGGAGTTCACCGCCGATTCGGAAGGCCTCGTGTGCCTCGCGAGGAAGACATGACCGGTCCGTTCGGGGGCGGAGGTCCCCGGCTCTTATTTGCCGCCGCGCTCCTGCTGGTCGGCGGGTGGGGCGTCGCCCGGATCGTGACGGCGGAGAGCGGCCTCCATTCCCCGCCCGCCCCCGCGGCCGCCTCCGCTGTCGTGAGGATCCGGCTCGAGCACGGACTGCCGCCGCAGGAGATCGTCGACCTGGTGAAGTCGGGGGAGCCGGAAAAGGATCTCCAGGACGGGTCCAGGCTCGTATCGACGCTGAACCCGGAGCTGCAGGGCGGGATCTTCGATCTCTTCCGCCGGTTCGATCCTCCGTACGGCGTCTTCGTCGCCATGGAACCGGGGACGGGGCGCGTCGTCGCCCTCGTCGGGTACCGGCGGGGGGGCATATCCGATCCGTCGCTGGCGCTGAAGGCCATCTACCCGGCCGCCTCCCTGATCAAGGTGATCACCGCTTCCGCCGCCATCGAGCGCGGGAACGTGTCTCCGG
This DNA window, taken from Thermodesulfobacteriota bacterium, encodes the following:
- a CDS encoding zf-HC2 domain-containing protein, whose amino-acid sequence is MMDCREVRECLSDYRDGSLPETVGDGISHHLLECAGCAEVDRSLGTVREQLRKLPPVPAPPELFGRIRDAVAGESRPVRSAFSRWMVPLEAAAALLLFASVYWYWSGSAPVTAPGTPPAPAEIASAALTESPSPSPARDVPQSPAITPAPPRIARTAPRAVAAIPPTEPERERGSISTLPEDTPDPKERVYTIADLPAVPVLRASTNFRRIAPVVPRETEAETETRTAANGASNPSRIHTPFPYGRTVSLEVAQEEREDAGNRIGETALRLGGTVEGTDRVVPDGIVAVRVLLPERTARTFIEELARIGEIPPDGMPKRSVLPAGPAPGTVAYSVRLRAK
- a CDS encoding sigma-70 family RNA polymerase sigma factor, producing MGTPRGGEAPFDLLVEAFRQGKPGAFDAIVKAHQDRVYGFCARMLSDREDALDVSQEVFLSAYRNLASFRGEASLSTWLLRIAANRCLNRIRQRKSVAGREAPWPEAGDEGEGKDFQPAGPEESRPDRVAENREAGEILAAALDRLEPGTRWMVLLSDVEGFSHEEIAEMAKVPLGTVKSRLHRARMSLRRLLEPVV
- a CDS encoding YtxH domain-containing protein yields the protein MSNEGSNSGGIFMAFLAGGLVGAGLALLYAPSSGREMREKLGGMAEDIRKKSEQWTGDVKQKVEGFVEEERSVLKAAYEAGREAMQREKARFENPAPPEI
- the rbr gene encoding rubrerythrin → MELKGSRTEKNLMAAFAGESQARNRYGFAAAVASKEGHEVISSIFTETADHERMHAKRFFEQLKGFDVEIGAGYPSRYGDTVVNLTAAAAGEHEEWADLYPAFAKTAEEEGFGVVSALFKNVALAEVNHEKRYLRLLDQVKSGTLYRRESPIQWKCVKCGRIHEGTEAPKVCPTCAHPQGWFAPIEALF
- a CDS encoding metal ABC transporter permease — encoded protein: MEGILSVVFAAMDRLLPFAFAEPAFMKRALLAMLLVAPAAAAVGVPLVQFRMAFFSDAIGHSAFTGVALGVVLGISPTWTMAAFGALVAVAIILVKGRTDLSTDTVIGVFFSTAIALGIAIISREKGLTRNLQSFLYGDPLAATDAELAWMAILLLAVAAYLVLAYNRILLLGVHEGYARTKGVRVRAVEISFALVVALVVTTAIRTVGILLVTALLVIPAAAARNVARGAASAFHISVGIAVLSGFSGLVASYYLDTATGATVVLAAAACFALTAIARALRAFG
- a CDS encoding metal ABC transporter ATP-binding protein is translated as MSGNAPIHTLAIRNLTVRKGGTEILSGVDADIRCGEVTALIGPNGAGKTTLLQAILGQVPYTGEIRFCRSSDHGEGSPRFGYVPQHLEFDRETPLTVLDFFALSAQRRPVFLGRSRAARRSARESLEGAGAAHLLDHPLGKLSGGELQRVLLALALRDAPDILLLDEPVSGVDLAGEEQFCRFLSDIHRRARFSLLLVSHDLSVVTRHADQVICLNRRIVCRGATTEVLTADNLAAMYGEGAHLFRHAHADGHGHLHERREGRE
- a CDS encoding zinc ABC transporter substrate-binding protein; this translates as MRPRRAVLRLSAACLLAAAFLRLPPLAPSTAAAAPSPAPLRVLASFLPMYLFTVNVVGDAPGVRVELMLPESLGCPHDYALTPSDMRKIASAELFIANGMGMEEFLGAPVRKANPRVRLIETAASVPPLRETHDGHKEEHGDGHRHGDLNPHTWVSPRNAILQVRAIEKALAGASPGNAARFRANADAYVRRLETLDREYVEASRTFRKRDIVTFHNVFDHLARDYGLRIVGKVENAPGQEPSAGEILKLVRTIREKKVPALFAEPQYPQRIADAIAREAGIPVRVLDPVATGSTAPGTYEETMRRNLQVLKETLASP
- a CDS encoding Fur family transcriptional regulator, which encodes MGKHSDTLRTMGRASTRGREEILRILEEASLPLSPRDIRERFPEPKPDAATVYRNLSLLSSLGLVRSVALHERSRRYEAAGEGIHRHRAVCRDCGRIEAFAAMACDLSGIEADIRRKLGFKVTDHSLEFFGSCADCRGKEGKR
- a CDS encoding class I SAM-dependent methyltransferase, with protein sequence MGSFYADISEAYDDLFPVSAAQRALLESLREDGVRSVVDAGCGTGAQLLPFAAGGIACLGFDPDPSLVAVARRKLAPYPNARIEEGAFADLHRLDGPAADLLLCLGNSLVHVPPEEAGRFLADAASALAPSGRILLQILNYERIFRDGVTELPLVRSGDGSAELRRRYAWEDRRKVSFLTTLRLSTAEGPMIARNEIALYPLFPEQLWEMAAGAGFGDIRFFGDFARAEFTADSEGLVCLARKT